In Arvicola amphibius chromosome 1, mArvAmp1.2, whole genome shotgun sequence, one DNA window encodes the following:
- the LOC119825553 gene encoding zinc finger protein 239-like yields the protein MELAAPEAGRENPYGAKLLGNRTSKFPGALDREAELHERPLLARQEQASGEKLLVQQYLCRSGSGAEKEAFAKTDDPAVPKAFRCRNCGLTVASLSDLIHHQSSHGCDRPFSCPECDKSFRRGSDLVKHFRVHTGEKPYPCPECGRCFSLSSNLTKHRRSHSGLRPHKCMECGEAFGRSADLAKHQRVHTGEKPYACAECGKAFRVSSNLIQHQRTHTGEKPYRCGLCGKSFSLSSNLLQHQRCHTGEKPYFCVWCGDSFGRSSYLLEHQRSHTGEKPYNCCECGKNFTNSSNCLRHQRTHNGEPPFRCLECGRGFSESTMFTEHQCIHLSK from the coding sequence ATGGAACTTGCGGCGCCAGAGGCAGGTAGGGAGAATCCATATGGGGCAAAGCTACTGGGAAACCGGACGTCAAAATTCCCGGGAGCCCTCGATCGCGAGGCTGAGCTGCATGAGCGCCCTCTCCTGGCGCGGCAGGAGCAAGCCTCTGGGGAAAAGTTGCTGGTCCAGCAGTACCTATGTAGGTCAGGCTCAGGCGCTGAGAAGGAAGCCTTTGCCAAGACCGATGATCCTGCAGTCCCCAAAGCTTTCAGGTGCCGGAATTGTGGGCTGACTGTGGCCAGCCTCTCTGACCTCATTCACCATCAAAGCAGCCATGGGTGTGACCGACCTTTCAGCTGTCCAGAGTGTGACAAAAGCTTCCGGCGTGGCTCAGATCTGGTTAAGCACTTCAGGGTGCACACTGGTGAAAAACCCTACCCCTGCCCAGAATGTGGCCGTTGCTTCAGCCTCAGCTCTAATCTCACTAAACATCGGCGTTCTCATTCAGGTCTCCGGCCTCATAAGTGCATGGAGTGCGGAGAAGCTTTTGGCCGCAGTGCAGACCTAGCAAAGCACCAGCGGGTACACACAGGGGAGAAGCCCTATGCTTGTGCTGAGTGTGGTAAGGCTTTCAGGGTTAGCTCCAACCTCATCCAGCACCAGCGCACTCACACTGGCGAGAAACCCTACCGCTGTGGACTCTGTGGCAAGAGTTTCAGCCTGAGCTCTAACCTTTTACAGCACCAGCGCTGTCACACGGGTGAGAAACCCTACTTCTGTGTCTGGTGTGGAGACAGTTTTGGGCGCAGTTCCTATCTGCTGGAACACCAGCGTTCACACACGGGGGAGAAGCCCTACAATTGCTGCGAGTGTGGCAAGAATTTCACCAACAGCTCTAACTGCCTGAGGCACCAGCGCACTCACAATGGAGAACCGCCTTTCAGGTGTCTGGAGTGTGGACGTGGCTTCAGTGAGAGCACCATGTTCACTGAACACCAGTGCATCCACTTGAGCAAATGA
- the Armc5 gene encoding armadillo repeat-containing protein 5 isoform X1 — translation MAAARPALTDSLSFCLAQLTAAAGEGPGWGKDPATNETPLGRALLALRTRHIKAAEGIERFRARGGLRPLLSLLRRTAAAGPAPSPAGSGSAPSTVASAGSSPGHAPAAESSLPPSSTVRLRKTLDLALSILANCCTEGACRAEVRRLGGILPLVTILQCVKTDSIQNRTARALGNLAMEAESCRDIHSAGAVPFLVESLTACQDSQCLQSIVRALRNLADSPQHRLALAQQGAVRPLAELLATAPDPALTLALVRALLELSRGCSRACAEQLSLGGGLGPLVSLASHPKRAIREAAILILANLCAQGLVRPALGNAGGVEVLLGELRRRRGPSGTSSASQQPLVRAVCLLCREAINRARLRDAGGLELLMGLLQDPGASAWHPRVVAALVGFLYDTGALGKLQALGLVPLLARQLCGEAGEEEEEGIEAASWDFPEERTPGQTEAGSFRSLRLWLISEGYAAGPGDISPDWSPERCPMPEPSGSVSPTPGQPSMSTPRTLRKLARVPAATAEEPWGQEGPALLLLSRFSQAPDPSGALVTGPALCGLLAYVTGAPGPPNPRALRILARLTCNPACLEAFVRSYGAALLRAWLILGVSPDDWPVACARPVHRSQHRELGEMLLQNLTVQAESPFGVGALTHLLLSGSPEDRVACALTLPFICRKPTLLRRLLLDQGGLRHLLAALTQPAPHPLFLFFAVDSLSCLRALVSPTVSPATSLELDSPSPCLYEPLLGPAPLPAPDLHFVLDSGLRLPARRAASAAASPFFRALLSGSFAEAQMDLVPLRGLSPSAAWPVLHHVHGCRGCGTAVGPIPPPGQPLLGSKAEEALEAAGRFLLPALEEELEEAVARIHLGPQSGPESVVEIFRLGRPRLVVHCARWTLGPGRCPRKRALALMGLMEAAGEEAGLLAEALLAVVTETES, via the exons ATGGCGGCTGCGAGACCGGCCCTTACGGACTCGCTCTCGTTTTGCCTCGCGCAACTCACGGCGGCGGCCGGGGAGGGGCCGGGTTGGGGAAAGGACCCCGCTACCAACGAGACACCCCTGGGCCGCGCGCTCTTAGCGCTTCGCACGCGCCACATCAAGGCAGCAGAGGGAATTGAGCGCTTCCGGGCACGCGGCGGGCTCCgcccccttctctccctgctaCGCCGAACGGCTGCCGCGGGCCCCGCCCCGTCCCCAGCAGGCTCTGGCTCCGCCCCTTCGACGGTTGCGTCAGCTGGTTCTTCCCCTGGCCACGCCCCCGCCGCTGAGTCGTCTTTGCCGCCTTCGTCGACAGTGCGCCTGCGCAAGACGCTGGATCTGGCGCTCAGCATTCTAGCCAACTGCTGTACGGAAGGGGCGTGCCGAGCCGAAGTGCGTCGACTTGGAGGCATTCTCCCTTTGG TGACCATTCTTCAGTGTGTGAAGACAGACAGCATCCAGAACCGAACGGCTCGTGCTCTGGGGAACTTAGCCATGGAAGCTGAGAGCTGCAGGGACATCCACTCTGCTG GGGCTGTTCCCTTCCTTGTTGAGAGCCTGACGGCCTGCCAGGACTCACAGTGTCTCCAGAGTATAGTCCGGGCCCTCCGCAACTTAGCAGACTCACCCCAGCACCGCCTAGCCCTGGCACAGCAGGGAGCAGTTCGGCCACTGGCTGAGCTCCTGGCTACTGCCCCCGACCCTGCACTGACTTTGGCCCTAGTCCGTGCTCTCTTGGAACTCAGCCGAGGCTGCTCCCGGGCCTGTGCTGAGCAGCTAAGTCTGGGTGGGGGACTGGGCCCTCTTGTCAGCTTGGCTTCTCACCCTAAACGGGCAATACGTGAGGCTGCCATCCTGATCCTTGCCAATCTGTGTGCCCAGGGCCTGGTGCGGCCCGCACTGGGCAATGCTGGTGGTGTGGAGGTGTTACTAGGTGAGCTTAGGCGGCGACGGGGGCCCAGTGGGACCAGCTCAGCTTCCCAGCAGCCTCTAGTGCGGGCTGTGTGTCTCTTGTGCCGTGAAGCCATCAACCGGGCCCGGCTTCGGGACGCTGGTGGTTTGGAGCTGCTGATGGGCCTGTTGCAGGACCCTGGTGCCAGTGCCTGGCATCCACGTGTTGTGGCTGCCCTTGTAGGCTTCCTTTATGATACTGGGGCCTTGGGCAAGTTACAGGCTCTGGGCCTCGTGCCTCTTCTGGCCAGGCAGTTATGTGGTGAAGCTGgcgaagaggaagaagaaggaatagAAGCTGCTTCCTGGGACTTCCCTGAGGAACGGACCCCTGGgcaaacagaggcaggaagcttCCGAAGCCTTAG GTTGTGGCTGATTTCTGAGGGTTATGCAGCAGGCCCTGGAGATATCTCCCCAGATTGGTCTCCTGAGCGTTGTCCGATGCCAGAGCCATCTGGGTCAGTCAGCCCTACCCCTGGCCAGCCCTCAATGTCGACACCCCGCACACTGCGCAAACTGGCCCGCGTTCCCGCTGCCACTGCCGAGGAGCCTTGGGGCCAGGAGGGGCCAGCACTGTTGCTGTTGTCACGCTTCTCCCAGGCTCCTGACCCGAGTGGAGCTCTAGTGACTGGCCCAGCACTGTGTGGCCTGTTGGCCTACGTGACGGGTGCACCGGGACCACCAAACCCGCGTGCACTACGCATCTTGGCGCGTCTCACCTGTAACCCTGCCTGCCTTGAGGCCTTTGTGCGCAGCTACGGTGCAGCACTGCTGCGTGCCTGGCTCATACTTGGTGTCTCACCAGATGACTGGCCTGTGGCATGTGCCCGGCCTGTACACCGAAGCCAGCACCGAGAGCTGG GTGAGATGCTGCTGCAGAACCTGACTGTTCAGGCCGAGTCCCCCTTTGGAGTAGGTGCCCTCACCCACCTGCTGCTCTCTGGGAGTCCTGAGGACCGAGTGGCCTGTGCACTGACCCTACCCTTCATCTGCCG GAAGCCTACTCTGTTGCGCCGCTTACTCCTGGACCAGGGTGGCCTCCGCCACCTCCTCGCAGCGCTGACGCAGCCAGCTCCACATCCACTGTTCCTCTTCTTTGCCGTAGATTCCCTCTCCTGTCTCCGAGCCCTGGTGTCTCCCACCGTGAGCCCTGCCACATCCTTGGAGCTAGACTCACCCTCCCCTTGCCTCTACGAACCTCTCCTGGGTCCAgcccctctcccagctcctgaCCTGCACTTTGTTCTGGATTCAGGCCTACGGCTCCCTGCTCGGCGGGCTGCTTCAGCTgctgcctctcctttcttccGGGCCCTGCTGTCTGGCAGCTTTGCTGAAGCCCAGATGGATTTGGTGCCACTTCGAGGCCTGTCCCCTAGTGCAGCGTGGCCTGTCCTACATCATGTGCATGGCTGTCGGGGCTGTGGGACTGCTGTGGGGCCCATACCCCCACCCGGCCAGCCCTTGCTGGGCTCCAAGGCTGAGGAAGCTCTGGAGGCTGCTGGCCGGTTCTTGCTGCCTGCACTAGAGGAGGAACTAGAGGAGGCTGTTGCCCGCATCCATTTGGGTCCCCAGAGTGGCCCTGAGTCAGTGGTTGAGATATTCCGCTTAGGTCGGCCCCGGCTGGTTGTCCACTGTGCACGATGGACACTGGGGCCAGGGCGGTGCCCCAGAAAACGGGCCCTGGCTCTCATGGGGCTCATGGAAGCCGCAGGTGAGGAGGCAGGGCTTCTCGCTGAAGCTTTGCTGGCTGTGGTAACGGAGACTGAGTCATAG
- the Armc5 gene encoding armadillo repeat-containing protein 5 isoform X2 — protein sequence MEAESCRDIHSAGAVPFLVESLTACQDSQCLQSIVRALRNLADSPQHRLALAQQGAVRPLAELLATAPDPALTLALVRALLELSRGCSRACAEQLSLGGGLGPLVSLASHPKRAIREAAILILANLCAQGLVRPALGNAGGVEVLLGELRRRRGPSGTSSASQQPLVRAVCLLCREAINRARLRDAGGLELLMGLLQDPGASAWHPRVVAALVGFLYDTGALGKLQALGLVPLLARQLCGEAGEEEEEGIEAASWDFPEERTPGQTEAGSFRSLRLWLISEGYAAGPGDISPDWSPERCPMPEPSGSVSPTPGQPSMSTPRTLRKLARVPAATAEEPWGQEGPALLLLSRFSQAPDPSGALVTGPALCGLLAYVTGAPGPPNPRALRILARLTCNPACLEAFVRSYGAALLRAWLILGVSPDDWPVACARPVHRSQHRELGEMLLQNLTVQAESPFGVGALTHLLLSGSPEDRVACALTLPFICRKPTLLRRLLLDQGGLRHLLAALTQPAPHPLFLFFAVDSLSCLRALVSPTVSPATSLELDSPSPCLYEPLLGPAPLPAPDLHFVLDSGLRLPARRAASAAASPFFRALLSGSFAEAQMDLVPLRGLSPSAAWPVLHHVHGCRGCGTAVGPIPPPGQPLLGSKAEEALEAAGRFLLPALEEELEEAVARIHLGPQSGPESVVEIFRLGRPRLVVHCARWTLGPGRCPRKRALALMGLMEAAGEEAGLLAEALLAVVTETES from the exons ATGGAAGCTGAGAGCTGCAGGGACATCCACTCTGCTG GGGCTGTTCCCTTCCTTGTTGAGAGCCTGACGGCCTGCCAGGACTCACAGTGTCTCCAGAGTATAGTCCGGGCCCTCCGCAACTTAGCAGACTCACCCCAGCACCGCCTAGCCCTGGCACAGCAGGGAGCAGTTCGGCCACTGGCTGAGCTCCTGGCTACTGCCCCCGACCCTGCACTGACTTTGGCCCTAGTCCGTGCTCTCTTGGAACTCAGCCGAGGCTGCTCCCGGGCCTGTGCTGAGCAGCTAAGTCTGGGTGGGGGACTGGGCCCTCTTGTCAGCTTGGCTTCTCACCCTAAACGGGCAATACGTGAGGCTGCCATCCTGATCCTTGCCAATCTGTGTGCCCAGGGCCTGGTGCGGCCCGCACTGGGCAATGCTGGTGGTGTGGAGGTGTTACTAGGTGAGCTTAGGCGGCGACGGGGGCCCAGTGGGACCAGCTCAGCTTCCCAGCAGCCTCTAGTGCGGGCTGTGTGTCTCTTGTGCCGTGAAGCCATCAACCGGGCCCGGCTTCGGGACGCTGGTGGTTTGGAGCTGCTGATGGGCCTGTTGCAGGACCCTGGTGCCAGTGCCTGGCATCCACGTGTTGTGGCTGCCCTTGTAGGCTTCCTTTATGATACTGGGGCCTTGGGCAAGTTACAGGCTCTGGGCCTCGTGCCTCTTCTGGCCAGGCAGTTATGTGGTGAAGCTGgcgaagaggaagaagaaggaatagAAGCTGCTTCCTGGGACTTCCCTGAGGAACGGACCCCTGGgcaaacagaggcaggaagcttCCGAAGCCTTAG GTTGTGGCTGATTTCTGAGGGTTATGCAGCAGGCCCTGGAGATATCTCCCCAGATTGGTCTCCTGAGCGTTGTCCGATGCCAGAGCCATCTGGGTCAGTCAGCCCTACCCCTGGCCAGCCCTCAATGTCGACACCCCGCACACTGCGCAAACTGGCCCGCGTTCCCGCTGCCACTGCCGAGGAGCCTTGGGGCCAGGAGGGGCCAGCACTGTTGCTGTTGTCACGCTTCTCCCAGGCTCCTGACCCGAGTGGAGCTCTAGTGACTGGCCCAGCACTGTGTGGCCTGTTGGCCTACGTGACGGGTGCACCGGGACCACCAAACCCGCGTGCACTACGCATCTTGGCGCGTCTCACCTGTAACCCTGCCTGCCTTGAGGCCTTTGTGCGCAGCTACGGTGCAGCACTGCTGCGTGCCTGGCTCATACTTGGTGTCTCACCAGATGACTGGCCTGTGGCATGTGCCCGGCCTGTACACCGAAGCCAGCACCGAGAGCTGG GTGAGATGCTGCTGCAGAACCTGACTGTTCAGGCCGAGTCCCCCTTTGGAGTAGGTGCCCTCACCCACCTGCTGCTCTCTGGGAGTCCTGAGGACCGAGTGGCCTGTGCACTGACCCTACCCTTCATCTGCCG GAAGCCTACTCTGTTGCGCCGCTTACTCCTGGACCAGGGTGGCCTCCGCCACCTCCTCGCAGCGCTGACGCAGCCAGCTCCACATCCACTGTTCCTCTTCTTTGCCGTAGATTCCCTCTCCTGTCTCCGAGCCCTGGTGTCTCCCACCGTGAGCCCTGCCACATCCTTGGAGCTAGACTCACCCTCCCCTTGCCTCTACGAACCTCTCCTGGGTCCAgcccctctcccagctcctgaCCTGCACTTTGTTCTGGATTCAGGCCTACGGCTCCCTGCTCGGCGGGCTGCTTCAGCTgctgcctctcctttcttccGGGCCCTGCTGTCTGGCAGCTTTGCTGAAGCCCAGATGGATTTGGTGCCACTTCGAGGCCTGTCCCCTAGTGCAGCGTGGCCTGTCCTACATCATGTGCATGGCTGTCGGGGCTGTGGGACTGCTGTGGGGCCCATACCCCCACCCGGCCAGCCCTTGCTGGGCTCCAAGGCTGAGGAAGCTCTGGAGGCTGCTGGCCGGTTCTTGCTGCCTGCACTAGAGGAGGAACTAGAGGAGGCTGTTGCCCGCATCCATTTGGGTCCCCAGAGTGGCCCTGAGTCAGTGGTTGAGATATTCCGCTTAGGTCGGCCCCGGCTGGTTGTCCACTGTGCACGATGGACACTGGGGCCAGGGCGGTGCCCCAGAAAACGGGCCCTGGCTCTCATGGGGCTCATGGAAGCCGCAGGTGAGGAGGCAGGGCTTCTCGCTGAAGCTTTGCTGGCTGTGGTAACGGAGACTGAGTCATAG
- the Tgfb1i1 gene encoding transforming growth factor beta-1-induced transcript 1 protein isoform X1 — MEDLDALLSDLETTTSHMSRLGAPKERPPETLTPPPPYGHQPQTGSGEPSGTSGDKDHLYSTVCKPRSPKPVAPVAPPFSSSSGVLGNGLCELDRLLQELNATQFNITDEIMSQFPSSKMAEGEEKEDQAEDKNPPSVPSSPLPVSSKPSATSATLELDRLMASLSDFRVQNHLPASGPSQPPAVSATQEGSPSPPGQTGKGSLDTMLGLLQSDLSRRGVPTQAKGLCGSCNKPIAGQVVTALGRAWHPEHFLCSGCSTTLGGSSFFEKDGAPFCPECYFERFSPRCGFCNQPIRHKMVTALGTHWHPEHFCCVSCGEPFGEEGFHEREGRPYCRRDFLQLFAPRCQGCQGPILDNYISALSALWHPDCFVCRECLAPFSGGSFFEHEGRPLCENHFHAQRGSLCATCGLPVTGRCVSALGRRFHPDHFTCTFCLRPLTKGSFQERASKPYCQPCFLKLFG, encoded by the exons ATGGAGGACCTGG ATGCCCTGCTCTCTGACCTGGAGACCACCACTTCCCACATGTCACGGTTAGGGGCTCCAAAAGAGCGCCCACCAGAGACACTCACACCTCCCCCACCCTATGGCCACCAGCCACAG ACAGGATCTGGAGAACCTTCGGGAACCTCTGGGGACAAGGACCATCTATACAG CACAGTATGCAAGCCTCGGTCACCGAAACCTGTGGCCCCTGTGGCCCCTCCATTCTCTTCTTCCAGCGGTGTCCTGGGCAATGGGCTCTGTGAGCTAGATCGTTTGCTTCAGGAACTTAACGCCACCCAGTTCAACATCACAG ATGAAATAATGTCTCAGTTCCCATCTAGTAAGATGgctgaaggggaagagaaggaggaccAAGCTGAGGACAAGAACCCACCGAGTGT CCCTTCCAGTCCATTGCCAGTCTCCTCAAAGCCTTCAGCCACTTCAGCCACTCTGGAGTTGGATAGATTAATGGCATCACTTTCTGACTTCCGTGTCCAGAACCAC CTTCCAGCCTCGGGGCCATCTCAGCCACCGGCGGTGAGCGCCACCCAAGAGGGGAGCCCTTCTCCACCAGGACAGACTGGCAAGGGCAGTCTGGACACCATGCTGGGCCTACTGCAGTCCGACCTCAGCCGCCGTGGGGTGCCCACTCAGGCCAAAGGCCTCTGTGGCTCCTGCAATAAACCTATCGCTGGGCAA GTGGTTACAGCTCTGGGTAGAGCCTGGCACCCCGAGCACTTCCTTTGCAGCGGTTGTTCCACAACCCTGGGAGGCAGCAGTTTCTTCGAGAAGGATGGGGCTCCCTTTTGCCCCGAGTGCTACTTTGAGCGCTTCTCCCCACGTTGTGGCTTCTGCAACCAACCCATCCGACAC AAAATGGTTACCGCCTTGGGCACCCACTGGCACCCAGAACATTTCTGCTGCGTCAGCTGCGGAGAACCCTTCGGAGAAGAGG gtTTCCACGAGCGGGAGGGCCGCCCCTACTGCCGGCGGGACTTCCTGCAGCTGTTCGCCCCGCGCTGCCAGGGCTGCCAAGGCCCCATATTGGATAACTACATCTCGGCACTCAGCGCGCTCTGGCACCCAGACTGCTTCGTCTGCAGG GAGTGCCTCGCGCCCTTCTCCGGGGGCAGCTTTTTTGAGCACGAGGGTCGCCCGCTGTGTGAGAACCATTTCCATGCCCAGCGTGGTTCTCTGTGTGCCACGTGTGGCCTCCCAGTGACTGGCCGCTGTGTGTCTGCTCTGGGCCGCCGCTTCCATCCGGATCACTTCACCTGCACCTTCTGCCTGCGCCCACTCACCAAAGGCTCCTTCCAGGAGCGTGCCAGCAAGCCTTATTGCCAGCCTTGCTTCCTGAAGCTCTTCGGCTGA
- the Tgfb1i1 gene encoding transforming growth factor beta-1-induced transcript 1 protein isoform X2, with the protein MEDLDALLSDLETTTSHMSRLGAPKERPPETLTPPPPYGHQPQTGSGEPSGTSGDKDHLYSTVCKPRSPKPVAPVAPPFSSSSGVLGNGLCELDRLLQELNATQFNITDEIMSQFPSSKMAEGEEKEDQAEDKNPPSVPSSPLPVSSKPSATSATLELDRLMASLSDFRVQNHLPASGPSQPPAVSATQEGSPSPPGQTGKGSLDTMLGLLQSDLSRRGVPTQAKGLCGSCNKPIAGWLQLWVEPGTPSTSFAAVVPQPWEAAVSSRRMGLPFAPSATLSASPHVVASATNPSDTKWLPPWAPTGTQNISAASAAENPSEKRVSTSGRAAPTAGGTSCSCSPRAARAAKAPYWITTSRHSARSGTQTASSAGSASRPSPGAAFLSTRVARCVRTISMPSVVLCVPRVASQ; encoded by the exons ATGGAGGACCTGG ATGCCCTGCTCTCTGACCTGGAGACCACCACTTCCCACATGTCACGGTTAGGGGCTCCAAAAGAGCGCCCACCAGAGACACTCACACCTCCCCCACCCTATGGCCACCAGCCACAG ACAGGATCTGGAGAACCTTCGGGAACCTCTGGGGACAAGGACCATCTATACAG CACAGTATGCAAGCCTCGGTCACCGAAACCTGTGGCCCCTGTGGCCCCTCCATTCTCTTCTTCCAGCGGTGTCCTGGGCAATGGGCTCTGTGAGCTAGATCGTTTGCTTCAGGAACTTAACGCCACCCAGTTCAACATCACAG ATGAAATAATGTCTCAGTTCCCATCTAGTAAGATGgctgaaggggaagagaaggaggaccAAGCTGAGGACAAGAACCCACCGAGTGT CCCTTCCAGTCCATTGCCAGTCTCCTCAAAGCCTTCAGCCACTTCAGCCACTCTGGAGTTGGATAGATTAATGGCATCACTTTCTGACTTCCGTGTCCAGAACCAC CTTCCAGCCTCGGGGCCATCTCAGCCACCGGCGGTGAGCGCCACCCAAGAGGGGAGCCCTTCTCCACCAGGACAGACTGGCAAGGGCAGTCTGGACACCATGCTGGGCCTACTGCAGTCCGACCTCAGCCGCCGTGGGGTGCCCACTCAGGCCAAAGGCCTCTGTGGCTCCTGCAATAAACCTATCGCTGG GTGGTTACAGCTCTGGGTAGAGCCTGGCACCCCGAGCACTTCCTTTGCAGCGGTTGTTCCACAACCCTGGGAGGCAGCAGTTTCTTCGAGAAGGATGGGGCTCCCTTTTGCCCCGAGTGCTACTTTGAGCGCTTCTCCCCACGTTGTGGCTTCTGCAACCAACCCATCCGACAC AAAATGGTTACCGCCTTGGGCACCCACTGGCACCCAGAACATTTCTGCTGCGTCAGCTGCGGAGAACCCTTCGGAGAAGAGG gtTTCCACGAGCGGGAGGGCCGCCCCTACTGCCGGCGGGACTTCCTGCAGCTGTTCGCCCCGCGCTGCCAGGGCTGCCAAGGCCCCATATTGGATAACTACATCTCGGCACTCAGCGCGCTCTGGCACCCAGACTGCTTCGTCTGCAGG GAGTGCCTCGCGCCCTTCTCCGGGGGCAGCTTTTTTGAGCACGAGGGTCGCCCGCTGTGTGAGAACCATTTCCATGCCCAGCGTGGTTCTCTGTGTGCCACGTGTGGCCTCCCAGTGA
- the Tgfb1i1 gene encoding transforming growth factor beta-1-induced transcript 1 protein isoform X3 produces MATSHRQDLENLREPLGTRTIYTGESGVLGNGLCELDRLLQELNATQFNITDEIMSQFPSSKMAEGEEKEDQAEDKNPPSVPSSPLPVSSKPSATSATLELDRLMASLSDFRVQNHLPASGPSQPPAVSATQEGSPSPPGQTGKGSLDTMLGLLQSDLSRRGVPTQAKGLCGSCNKPIAGQVVTALGRAWHPEHFLCSGCSTTLGGSSFFEKDGAPFCPECYFERFSPRCGFCNQPIRHKMVTALGTHWHPEHFCCVSCGEPFGEEGFHEREGRPYCRRDFLQLFAPRCQGCQGPILDNYISALSALWHPDCFVCRECLAPFSGGSFFEHEGRPLCENHFHAQRGSLCATCGLPVTGRCVSALGRRFHPDHFTCTFCLRPLTKGSFQERASKPYCQPCFLKLFG; encoded by the exons ATGGCCACCAGCCACAG ACAGGATCTGGAGAACCTTCGGGAACCTCTGGGGACAAGGACCATCTATACAGGTGAGAG CGGTGTCCTGGGCAATGGGCTCTGTGAGCTAGATCGTTTGCTTCAGGAACTTAACGCCACCCAGTTCAACATCACAG ATGAAATAATGTCTCAGTTCCCATCTAGTAAGATGgctgaaggggaagagaaggaggaccAAGCTGAGGACAAGAACCCACCGAGTGT CCCTTCCAGTCCATTGCCAGTCTCCTCAAAGCCTTCAGCCACTTCAGCCACTCTGGAGTTGGATAGATTAATGGCATCACTTTCTGACTTCCGTGTCCAGAACCAC CTTCCAGCCTCGGGGCCATCTCAGCCACCGGCGGTGAGCGCCACCCAAGAGGGGAGCCCTTCTCCACCAGGACAGACTGGCAAGGGCAGTCTGGACACCATGCTGGGCCTACTGCAGTCCGACCTCAGCCGCCGTGGGGTGCCCACTCAGGCCAAAGGCCTCTGTGGCTCCTGCAATAAACCTATCGCTGGGCAA GTGGTTACAGCTCTGGGTAGAGCCTGGCACCCCGAGCACTTCCTTTGCAGCGGTTGTTCCACAACCCTGGGAGGCAGCAGTTTCTTCGAGAAGGATGGGGCTCCCTTTTGCCCCGAGTGCTACTTTGAGCGCTTCTCCCCACGTTGTGGCTTCTGCAACCAACCCATCCGACAC AAAATGGTTACCGCCTTGGGCACCCACTGGCACCCAGAACATTTCTGCTGCGTCAGCTGCGGAGAACCCTTCGGAGAAGAGG gtTTCCACGAGCGGGAGGGCCGCCCCTACTGCCGGCGGGACTTCCTGCAGCTGTTCGCCCCGCGCTGCCAGGGCTGCCAAGGCCCCATATTGGATAACTACATCTCGGCACTCAGCGCGCTCTGGCACCCAGACTGCTTCGTCTGCAGG GAGTGCCTCGCGCCCTTCTCCGGGGGCAGCTTTTTTGAGCACGAGGGTCGCCCGCTGTGTGAGAACCATTTCCATGCCCAGCGTGGTTCTCTGTGTGCCACGTGTGGCCTCCCAGTGACTGGCCGCTGTGTGTCTGCTCTGGGCCGCCGCTTCCATCCGGATCACTTCACCTGCACCTTCTGCCTGCGCCCACTCACCAAAGGCTCCTTCCAGGAGCGTGCCAGCAAGCCTTATTGCCAGCCTTGCTTCCTGAAGCTCTTCGGCTGA